Proteins encoded by one window of Juglans regia cultivar Chandler chromosome 15, Walnut 2.0, whole genome shotgun sequence:
- the LOC109002372 gene encoding disease resistance protein RUN1-like isoform X2, with amino-acid sequence MSYTKKLRTSHSYIPSSNSESEPKEHDVFLSFRGEDTRNTFTDHLYRALVDKGISTFMDDDKIGIGKPISPELLLAIEKSSVAVIVLSRNYASSTWCLQELAKIIECMKEKEMRVLPIFYQVDPSDVRNQTGTIADAFAEHEIRFGKNLEVQTWRNALREVANLSGRHLQNGDESMFIKSVVEGISRELINLVGDDGDKLSDMASTISIETTPSSPSSSSKHRWKYEVFLSFSGETRDIFTSHLCYELCKKFISTFKDDDRLDIGRPIKKDLLHAIEKSRMAVIIISKEYALSTWCLEELAKIVECMEDTEMKVLPIFYHVEPRDVWHQGGTFRDAFALHEQNLVNEDKVQTWRNALKKVANLSGFHLKNGDELTFIKEIVKMISRELINLIDDREDNLVGIDSRVNEMHLHLGIGFYDVRIIGICGMSGMGKTTLARGIFQKFNHLFQARSFLENVSLVSKRNGLVALQEKILSDMKLKVDQEKWDVLKGIDVIRNRLLYTKVLIVLDDVDEKEQLETLAGNCNWFGPGSRIIVTTRDECLLTAHGVQIIHWIKGLQENEALQLFSQEAFRNPDQCEDQDFLDLCNDYVSCAGGHPLALKVLGSSLLGKGREEWKRSLKEVLPNRDIQQQLQIGFDALGYTEKNIQHILEIGFKALGDTEKKMFLDIACFFNGEDKDRVVDLLEDSDCFPNIDIETLMDKSLITILGRKLYMHSVLQEMGREIVRRVENLGQRSRLWHRDDIFEVLRENSKLKKLKVMDFSGSENLRMTPDFSGCPSLQKLIFDGCTRLYEVHPSIGALNKLILLNLKDCKCLRSLPHEINLESLNLLILSGCSSFNKFPEIGQNMKLLSELYLDGTAIEELPLSIQHLIGLTLLNLGECKKLSIFPSDICCLPALKTLILSGSTPTLSLLNIFSGLTSLVTLDLSDCNLLDGALPDNLSSLSSLESLNLSRNNFTRLPDSISQLPKLKFLCLDNCSRLQLLPNLPSTTQFVMARECTALQNYSNQVVGSTSGGGEFTVINCHRLAAREEDILSEVSSLYKHFQPLWMEEQIHQSDEYHGMPEAAIPLPYNLSKDDSWRGIVLLWKTLVNTTLVNSPPTLNLRECRKLLVLPSVICCIPALKIMILSRCKGQPPSPVLLSIGAPLTLSLPSFFSAFTSLVALDLGESNLLDGALPEDLSSLSSLESLNLSRNNFTRLPDSISQLPMLKFLSLDNCSRLQLLPNLPSTTQFVMARECTSLQNYSNQVVVSPSGGGEFTVINCLSLAAREEDILSEVSSLYTHFQPLWMEEQIHQSDEYHGMPEAAIPLPYNLSKDDSWRGIVLLWKTLVNTTLVNSPGTLNLGECRKLLVFPSVICGLPALKTLILSGCKGQPPSPVLVPISAPHTMSLPSLFSGMTFLVNLNLSFCNLLDGALPNDPSGLSSLEILDLSGNNFTRLPESISQLQKLKFLYLDNCSKLQLLPNLPSTTLMDRECTSLQNYSNQDVVSTSAGMYKKEEDFSRDVSKKIIPSFFSGLNSVVPPDPMEYRYSLGSILEPSDLVVESFQPSDPVLCSDFLHLPESFQPSDLVLRSNFLQSPLAFLKLKKLKVMDFSGSENLRMTPDFSGCPSLQRLIFEGCTRLYEVHPSIGALKHLILLNLKDCKCLRSLPHEINLESLNLLILSGCSSFNKFPEIGQNLSELYLDGTAIEELPLSIQPALNLRECKKVSVFPSDICCLPALKTPILSGSTPTLSLLNLFSGLTSLVTLDLSDCNLFDGALPEDLSSLSSLEYLDLSRNNFTRLPESISQLPKLKVLYLVNCSNLQLLPNLPSTTQLVMDRECTSLQNYSNQVAMSTSAGGSISDDIKLREASGVGSARKRKMEEAFGQREMAKVVRFGKHGRPNTT; translated from the exons ATGTCTTACACCAAAAAGCTTCGAACATCCCATTCATATATTCCCTCTTCTAATTCTGAATCTGAACCCAAGGAGCACGATGTATTCCTCAGTTTTAGAGGTGAAGACACCCGCAATACTTTTACCGACCATCTATATCGGGCTTTGGTTGATAAAGGGATTAGCACCTTTATGGATGATGACAAAATTGGGATTGGAAAACCCATTTCCCCGGAACTCTTGCTTGCAATTGAGAAATCGAGCGTGGCAGTCATCGTGTTGTCAAGAAATTATGCATCTTCCACATGGTGCTTACAAGAACTTGCAAAAATTATTGAATGCATGAAAGAGAAGGAGATGAGAGTTTTGCCCATTTTCTACCAAGTGGATCCCAGTGATGTGCGAAATCAGACGGGCACTATTGCAGATGCCTTTGCCGAACATGAGATACGTTTTGGGAAGAACTTAGAGGTGCAAACATGGAGAAATGCATTGAGAGAAGTGGCTAATCTCTCCGGACGCCACTTACAGAATGG GGATGAGTCGATGTTTATCAAAAGCGTTGTCGAAGGGATATCTAGAGAATTAATCAACCTTGTTGGTGATGATGGGGACAAACTTTCCGATATGGCTTCCACCATCAGTATTGAAACAACCCCAtcatctccttcctcttcttccaaacACCGATGGAAATACGAAGTTTTCCTCAGTTTCAGTGGTGAAACCCGTGATATATTTACCAGCCATCTATGCTATGAGTTGTGTAAGAAATTTATATCCACTTTTAAGGATGATGACAGACTGGATATTGGAAGACCCATTAAGAAGGACCTCTTGCATGCCATTGAGAAGTCAAGAATGGCGGTCATCATTATTTCAAAAGAGTATGCATTGTCCACATGGTGCTTGGAAGAACTTGCAAAAATTGTTGAATGCATGGAAGATACAGAAATGAAAGTTTTGCCCATTTTCTATCATGTAGAACCTAGAGATGTGTGGCACCAGGGGGGCACCTTTAGAGATGCCTTTGCTCTTCACGAGCAAAATCTTGTGAACGAAGACAAGGTGCAAACTTGGAGAaatgctttgaaaaaagtggccAATCTCTCTGGATTCCATTTAAAGAACGG CGATGAGCTGACGTTTATCAAAGAAATTGTTAAAATGATATCTAGAGAATTGATCAACCTTATTGATGATCGTGAGGACAACCTTGTCGGGATAGACTCTCGTGTGAATGAAATGCATTTGCATTTAGGTATTGGATTTTATGATGTTCGCATTATAGGGATATGCGGTATGAGTGGAATGGGCAAGACAACTCTTGCACGAGGTAtatttcaaaagttcaatcatctATTCCAAGCTAGAAGCTTTCTTGAAAATGTTAGTTTGGTTTCTAAAAGAAATGGCCTAGTTGCTTTACAAGAAAAGATCCTTTCTGATATGAAGTTGAAGGTTGACCAAGAAAAATGGGATGTGCTTAAAGGAATTGATGTGATAAGGAATAGATTACTTTACACAAAAGTTCTTATTGTccttgatgatgtggatgaaAAAGAACAATTAGAAACATTAGCTGGGAACTGCAATTGGTTTGGACCAGGGAGTAGAATCATTGTGACCACTAGAGACGAATGTTTGTTAACAGCACATGGAGTGCAAATTATACACTGGATTAAAGGACTACAAGAAAATGAGGCTTTACAGCTTTTTAGTCAAGAAGCCTTTCGTAACCCTGATCAATGTGAAGATCAAGACTTTTTGGATCTATGCAATGACTATGTGAGTTGCGCCGGCGGTCATCCTTTAGCTCTTAAAGTTTTGGGTTCCTCCCtattgggaaaaggaagagaggaatGGAAACGTTCTTTGAAAGAAGTACTTCCTAATAGAGATATTCAACAGCAACTCCAAATAGGTTTTGATGCATTGGGGTATACagagaaaaatattcaacataTACTCGAAATAGGTTTTAAAGCATTGGGGGATACAGAGAAAAAAATGTTCTTAGATATTGCCTGTTTCTTCAATGGGGAAGATAAAGATCGAGTAGTAGATTTATTGGAAGATTCTGATTGCTTCCCAAACATTGATATAGAAACTCTTATGGACAAATCTCTTATCACTATTTTGGGGAGAAAATTGTACATGCATAGTGTACTACAAGAAATGGGTCGGGAAATTGTTCGCCGTGTTGAAAATCTTGGACAACGCAGCAGATTATGGCATCGCGATGATATCTTTGAAGTTCTACGGGAAAATTCT aaattaaaaaagttgaaagtcATGGACTTTAGTGGCTCTGAAAACTTGAGGATGACTCCTGACTTCTCTGGATGCCCAAGTCTTCAAAAGTTAATTTTTGACGGTTGCACAAGATTGTACGAAGTTCACCCATCTATTGGAGCTCTCAATAagcttattttattaaatctcaAAGATTGTAAATGTCTGCGTAGCCTTCCACATGAGATCAACTTGGAATCTTTGAATCTTTTGATCTTATCGGGTTGTTCAAGTTTCAATAAGTTTCCAGAGATTGGGCAGAATATGAAGCTTTTGTCAGAGCTTTATTTGGATGGGACTGCCATTGAGGAACTCCCATtatcaattcaacatctaatcGGCCTAACTTTACTAAATCTTGGAGAGTGCAAAAAGCTTTCGATTTTTCCAAGTGACATTTGTTGTTTACCTGCTCTTAAAACTCTCATTCTCTCTGGATCAACCCCCACCTTGTCGTTGCTGAACATTTTTTCAGGGTTGACCTCTTTAGTAACTCTAGATCTAAGTGACTGCAATCTATTGGATGGAGCACTCCCGGACAATCTTAGTAGCTTATCCTCCTTGGAGTCTCTGAATTTGAGCAGAAACAACTTCACACGCTTGCCAGACAGCATTTCTCAGCTTCCAAagcttaaatttctttgtttggataatTGTAGCAGGCTTCAGTTATTGCCAAATCTTCCCTCAACTACACAATTTGTAATGGCTCGAGAATGTACTGCACTCCAAAATTATTCCAATCAAGTTGTTGGGTCGACTTCAGGTGGAGGAGAATTCACTGTTATTAACTGCCATAGATTGGCGGCCCGTGAAGAAGACATTCTGAGTGAAGTTTCTTCGCTATATAAACACTTTCAGCCACTGTGGAtggag GAGCAAATTCATCAGAGTGACGAATATCATGGCATGCCTGAAGCTGCAATTCCGTTACCATACAATCTCTCTAAAGACGATAGCTGGAGAGGAATTGTGTTGCTTTGGAAAACTTTAGTCAACACTACACTAGTGAATTCTCCTCCGACACTAAATCTTCGAGAGTGCAGAAAGCTTTTGGTTTTACCAAGTGTCATTTGTTGTATACCTGCTCTTAAAATTATGATTCTCTCTAGATGTAAAGGTCAACCTCCTTCCCCTGTTTTACTTTCAATTGGTGCACCCCTCACCTTGTCGTTACCTAGCTTTTTTTCAGCGTTTACCTCGTTAGTAGCTCTAGATCTAGGTGAATCCAATCTACTGGATGGAGCACTACCCGAAGATCTTAGTAGCTTATCCTCCTTGGAGTCTCTGAATTTGAGCAGAAACAATTTCACACGCTTGCCAGACAGCATTTCTCAGCTTCCAATgcttaaatttctttctttggatAATTGCAGCAGGCTTCAGTTATTGCCAAATCTTCCCTCAACTACACAATTTGTAATGGCTCGAGAATGTACTTCACTCCAAAATTATTCCAATCAAGTTGTTGTGTCGCCTTCAGGTGGAGGAGAATTCACTGTTATTAACTGCCTTAGCTTGGCTGCCCGTGAAGAAGACATTCTGAGCGAGGTTTCTTCACTATATACACACTTTCAGCCACTGTGGAtggag GAGCAAATTCATCAGAGTGACGAATATCATGGCATGCCTGAAGCTGCAATTCCGTTACCATACAATCTCTCTAAAGACGATAGCTGGAGAGGAATTGTGTTGCTTTGGAAAACTTTAGTCAACACTACACTAGTGAATTCTCCTGGGACACTAAATCTTGGAGAGTGCAGAAAGCTTTTGGTTTTTCCCAGTGTCATTTGTGGCTTACCTGCTCTTAAAACTCTCATTCTCTCTGGATGTAAAGGTCAACCTCCTTCCCCTGTTTTAGTTCCAATTAGTGCACCCCACACCATGTCGTTGCCTAGCTTGTTTTCAGGGATGACCTTTTTAGTAAATCTAAATCTAAGTTTCTGCAATCTATTGGATGGAGCACTCCCTAATGATCCTAGTGGCTTGTCCTCCTTGGAGATTCTGGATTTGAGTGGAAACAATTTCACACGCTTGCCAGAGAGCATTTCTCAGCTTCAAAAGCTTAAGTTTCTTTATTTGGATAATTGTAGCAAGCTTCAGTTATTGCCAAATCTTCCCTCAACTACACTAATGGATCGAGAATGTACTTCACTCCAAAATTATTCCAATCAAGATGTAGTGTCGACTTCAGCAGGGAtgtataaaaaagaagaagacttCAGCAGGGatgtatcaaaaaaaattattccaagCTTTTTTTCAGGGTTGAACTCTGTGGTACCTCCAGATCCAATGGAATACCGATATTCTTTGGGGTCCATCCTTGAACCAAGCGATCTTGTTGTGGAGAGTTTTCAACCAAGCGATCCTGTGCTTTGCAGCGACTTTCTGCATTTACCAGAGAGTTTTCAACCAAGCGATCTTGTGCTTCGCAGCAACTTTCTGCAATCACCACTGGCTTTTCTT aaattaaaaaagttgaaagtcATGGACTTTAGTGGCTCTGAAAACTTGAGGATGACTCCCGACTTCTCTGGATGCCCAAGTCTTCAAAGGTTAATTTTTGAAGGTTGCACAAGATTGTACGAAGTTCATCCATCTATTGGAGCTCTCAAGCATCTTATACTATTAAATCTCAAAGATTGTAAATGTCTGCGTAGCCTTCCACATGAGATCAACTTGGAATCATTGAATCTTTTGATCTTATCGGGTTGTTCAAGTTTCAATAAGTTTCCAGAGATTGGGCAGAATTTGTCAGAGCTTTATTTGGATGGGACTGCCATTGAAGAACTCCCATTATCAATTCAACCTGCACTAAATCTTAGAGAGTGCAAAAAGGTTTCGGTTTTTCCGAGTGACATTTGTTGTTTACCTGCTCTCAAAACTCCCATTCTCTCTGGATCAACCCCCACCTTGTCGTTGCTGAACTTGTTTTCAGGGTTGACCTCTTTAGTAACTCTAGATCTAAGTGATTGCAATCTATTTGATGGAGCACTACCCGAAGATCTTAGTAGCTTATCCTCCTTGGAGTATCTGGATTTGAGCAGAAACAATTTCACACGCTTGCCGGAGAGCATTTCTCAGCTTCCAAAGCTTAAGGTTCTTTATTTGGTTAATTGTAGCAACCTTCAGTTATTGCCAAATCTTCCCTCTACTACACAATTAGTAATGGATCGAGAATGTACTTCACTCCAAAATTATTCCAATCAAGTTGCAATGTCGACTTCAGCAGGGGGGTCCATTTCTGACGATATTAAGTTGAGGGAGGCGTCGGGGGTTGGGTCAGCGCGCAAGCGAAAAATGGAAGAGGCGTTTGGGCAGAGGGAAATGGCAAAGGTGGTAAGATTTGGCAAGCACGGTCGACCCAACACGACTTGA